A portion of the Stigmatella aurantiaca DW4/3-1 genome contains these proteins:
- a CDS encoding protein kinase gives MTRRKLLHPEWEKRYQTAGELGNALRRWLGELTLSPADAVEELEGVVNEASARWAREGVERSLSARRKLHHSALSIDRQRGS, from the coding sequence ATGACGCGGCGCAAGCTCCTCCATCCCGAGTGGGAGAAGCGCTATCAGACGGCGGGGGAGTTGGGGAATGCTCTGCGCCGCTGGCTCGGAGAGCTGACCTTGAGCCCCGCCGATGCGGTCGAGGAACTGGAAGGCGTCGTGAATGAGGCTTCGGCGCGCTGGGCCAGGGAGGGAGTGGAACGCTCTCTTTCCGCTAGAAGAAAGCTCCACCATTCGGCTCTCAGCATCGATCGTCAGAGAGGCTCGTGA
- a CDS encoding AHH domain-containing protein, with translation MRLLGVVASLLLLGGCATPRVVHVDAGDGRRVAHESVEVDPVQVSEDEFKAALTQLILDVRMDVAFRETDAADQRGWVRSRILLTSSRAIADFGSGSSPESLYARLCPDGDDCLTLVGGTGLTFSRKDRTLMALSFALDTVWESVEAEAGKVLNPAALKAMVTSAALTLLLTMTLPEPVTKVLAVALTAAMVAYLGIVPVWEIGRGFVRLWDDAERATTLIELQDVGHRFGKVLGTNGTRVLVLVVMAALGGKSAMAAQGPKLPGFPQAALRAQAEAGFHLGAALNGGVTSIAMPAAGVLNVTLAPGATAAVAMYSNDIRGDSEGPVHHICTNKNLASAASGGPWTPQCEKIFKKAGMSLEDAANKVRLNGHEGPHPERYHKEVVDRLERAVERCRTTETCRIKLMRELANISDELLTPGSPLRSFIVKVEG, from the coding sequence GTGCGATTACTGGGAGTCGTCGCGTCATTGCTTCTTCTAGGTGGATGTGCGACCCCTCGCGTCGTCCACGTTGATGCTGGAGACGGCAGACGGGTGGCCCACGAGTCCGTGGAGGTTGACCCAGTCCAAGTGAGTGAGGACGAGTTCAAGGCGGCCCTCACGCAGCTCATCCTTGACGTGCGCATGGATGTTGCGTTCCGCGAAACGGATGCAGCGGATCAGCGAGGGTGGGTGCGCTCCAGGATTCTGCTCACGTCATCGAGGGCAATCGCGGACTTCGGCTCGGGGAGTTCACCTGAGTCCTTGTATGCGCGCCTCTGCCCCGACGGGGACGACTGCTTGACCCTCGTGGGCGGGACGGGTCTGACTTTCTCGCGCAAGGACCGCACGTTGATGGCGCTCTCGTTCGCGCTCGACACCGTGTGGGAGAGCGTCGAGGCAGAGGCCGGCAAGGTGCTGAATCCAGCAGCGCTCAAGGCCATGGTGACCTCGGCCGCGCTGACACTTCTCCTCACGATGACTCTTCCCGAACCGGTCACCAAGGTCCTTGCGGTCGCGTTGACGGCGGCCATGGTGGCTTACCTGGGCATTGTTCCGGTCTGGGAGATTGGCCGAGGCTTCGTCAGGCTGTGGGACGACGCGGAGAGAGCGACGACTCTCATCGAATTGCAGGACGTCGGCCACCGCTTCGGAAAGGTGCTCGGTACGAATGGCACGCGCGTATTGGTTCTCGTCGTCATGGCGGCTCTCGGCGGAAAGAGCGCGATGGCGGCCCAGGGTCCGAAGCTCCCGGGCTTTCCGCAGGCCGCGCTCCGAGCGCAGGCCGAGGCAGGATTCCACCTCGGGGCGGCACTGAACGGCGGCGTGACTTCCATCGCGATGCCTGCTGCTGGAGTGCTGAACGTCACGCTGGCTCCGGGAGCCACTGCTGCCGTCGCGATGTACTCGAACGATATTCGTGGCGACTCCGAAGGCCCGGTCCACCACATCTGCACGAACAAGAACCTGGCTTCGGCTGCTTCTGGCGGGCCGTGGACGCCACAGTGCGAGAAGATTTTCAAGAAGGCGGGCATGTCACTTGAGGACGCAGCGAACAAAGTGAGACTCAATGGCCATGAGGGGCCACACCCCGAGCGCTACCACAAGGAAGTGGTGGATCGACTAGAACGAGCCGTAGAGCGCTGCCGGACGACTGAGACTTGTCGGATCAAGTTGATGCGCGAGCTTGCAAATATTTCCGACGAGCTTTTGACTCCTGGCTCTCCGCTGCGCAGTTTCATTGTGAAGGTGGAGGGGTGA
- a CDS encoding imm11 family protein, which yields MERNFYWVRRADVPQWLIETPTRESGEAFEEPWMFADGRMLEDPGCMKAQIATPGEKRTFAFSSIEKTPIASEAIANVFRTLAPDDVQLLPVSIEGEAEPYFVINASQVIDCIDEKQCQEVQHYAEDDPFPEYEGEYRWIYGLRIAPSKTEGAHVFRLMKFKTAFIVSEDIKNALEQVGNLGVSFERVTGPHEPL from the coding sequence GTGGAGCGCAATTTCTATTGGGTAAGAAGGGCTGACGTGCCGCAATGGCTCATCGAGACGCCGACACGGGAGTCTGGCGAAGCGTTTGAGGAGCCTTGGATGTTTGCTGATGGACGAATGCTTGAGGACCCGGGGTGCATGAAGGCTCAGATTGCTACCCCAGGCGAGAAGCGCACGTTTGCGTTCTCTAGTATCGAGAAGACCCCCATCGCCAGTGAGGCCATCGCGAATGTCTTTAGGACCCTTGCTCCCGATGACGTGCAACTTCTTCCGGTGTCGATAGAAGGAGAAGCCGAACCGTACTTCGTCATCAATGCATCCCAAGTGATTGATTGCATTGATGAAAAACAATGCCAGGAAGTGCAGCATTACGCAGAGGACGATCCTTTTCCTGAATATGAAGGAGAGTACCGTTGGATCTACGGCCTGCGAATCGCCCCCTCGAAGACCGAGGGCGCCCATGTCTTTCGGCTGATGAAGTTCAAGACCGCCTTCATCGTATCAGAGGATATTAAGAACGCGCTCGAACAGGTCGGGAACCTGGGGGTATCGTTCGAGCGCGTGACCGGCCCTCACGAGCCTCTCTGA
- a CDS encoding IS4 family transposase gives MARLVLQRAVSAEWMDSLFEAHRKRQYTRELLFSTVVELMSVVAMGLRPSLHAAAKATEVGTSIAALYEKVNRMEPDLVRALVRGSAQRLEPVVQPLRTGEKPWAEGYRVRVMDGNHLPASEKRLKPLREFRGAALPGHSLVVYAPEQGLVVDVVPCEDAHAQERTLVAAVLEHAQQGDLWIADRNFSTTRIVFGLEDRHAAFIIREHGRTPSPTEVGKRKRVGRVETGVVFEQPVQVEDDGGRLLTLRRIELQLDEPTEEREPLIRLLTNAPEEKLSAEKVACLYRKRWSIEGMFQSLESALHSEVRTLGHPRAALLAFGTAVVAYNILAVIQAAVEAAHPEAKAEGIELSPFFVATEVQATYGGMMIAVGDDVWTAFDEQSPLQLSRTLIRIAQHAQPKRLRKHPRGPKKKTKKGYVSGRTARQHVATARVLASGRIDSTS, from the coding sequence ATGGCCCGGCTGGTGCTGCAGCGTGCCGTCAGCGCGGAGTGGATGGACTCACTGTTCGAGGCGCATCGGAAGAGGCAGTACACCCGGGAGTTGCTGTTCTCCACCGTGGTGGAGTTGATGTCCGTGGTGGCCATGGGGCTGCGTCCCTCGCTGCATGCGGCCGCCAAGGCTACAGAGGTAGGCACCTCGATCGCTGCGCTCTACGAGAAGGTGAATCGAATGGAGCCGGACTTGGTGCGAGCTCTGGTCCGTGGCAGCGCCCAACGACTGGAGCCTGTAGTCCAGCCGCTGAGGACAGGGGAGAAGCCCTGGGCAGAGGGCTATCGCGTCCGAGTCATGGACGGCAATCATCTGCCTGCCAGCGAGAAAAGGCTCAAGCCGCTGCGTGAGTTTCGAGGCGCCGCCCTGCCCGGACACTCGCTGGTAGTGTACGCCCCGGAGCAGGGCTTGGTGGTGGACGTGGTGCCGTGTGAGGACGCACACGCTCAGGAGCGGACGCTGGTGGCTGCTGTGCTGGAGCACGCCCAGCAGGGCGACTTGTGGATAGCCGATAGGAACTTCTCCACGACTCGGATTGTCTTTGGCCTGGAGGACAGGCACGCCGCCTTCATCATCCGAGAGCATGGACGCACGCCCAGCCCTACAGAGGTGGGGAAGCGAAAGAGGGTGGGCCGTGTGGAAACGGGCGTTGTCTTCGAGCAGCCCGTCCAGGTGGAGGACGACGGTGGGCGCCTGCTCACGCTGCGTCGCATCGAACTTCAGCTGGATGAGCCCACCGAGGAGAGGGAGCCCCTCATTCGTCTGCTCACCAACGCTCCCGAAGAAAAGCTCTCCGCCGAGAAGGTAGCGTGTTTGTACCGCAAACGGTGGAGCATCGAAGGCATGTTTCAGAGCTTGGAGTCTGCGCTCCATAGTGAGGTGCGGACGCTGGGTCACCCACGAGCGGCGCTGCTCGCATTCGGGACTGCCGTGGTGGCCTACAACATCCTGGCGGTCATCCAGGCGGCAGTCGAGGCAGCGCACCCCGAGGCCAAGGCCGAGGGCATTGAACTTTCCCCCTTCTTCGTTGCTACCGAAGTGCAGGCCACCTATGGCGGGATGATGATTGCTGTGGGGGATGACGTTTGGACCGCCTTCGACGAGCAGTCTCCTCTCCAACTCAGTCGAACCCTCATCCGCATTGCGCAGCACGCTCAGCCCAAGCGTCTGCGCAAGCACCCGCGGGGGCCCAAAAAGAAAACGAAGAAGGGCTACGTCTCAGGACGCACTGCACGTCAGCACGTCGCCACGGCTCGAGTCCTCGCCTCCGGGCGCATTGATTCAACATCTTGA
- a CDS encoding serine/threonine protein kinase produces MSATGFGVPKGAILFEENGFQYEFREYLGEIHQGVHLLLAWRREGGQPQDKVLIKAIGPSNATHPPISRIKRARVRLEEQVRLSKFLVHPGILEVHKMKQVEGTLYVVNEFPSGNSLSSLLTLVGECRRWYSSEFTMFVGARVADVLAFAHGAKDERWRPLNIVHRAIDADHVFLDWKGIVRVSDFGLALSTLPGRVASTLPRPQGDHFYCSPEMLLGKRVDARSDLFSLGVLMLEMSTGHNLLYAPDEVTAEVKASLSPSQLRRVMRAIQRAHLSGGNPLLEDAIWRAATYTQADVDRLTANLYEGLRVTIRKLLHRVPEERYQTAGELAEHLNRWLGEPTFTPADVMTELKSVMDEAGRRMAGTELQHSLAENTSA; encoded by the coding sequence ATGTCAGCAACCGGTTTTGGAGTTCCAAAAGGGGCGATTCTCTTCGAGGAAAATGGCTTTCAGTACGAATTCCGCGAATACTTGGGGGAGATTCACCAGGGGGTTCACCTCCTTTTGGCGTGGCGACGTGAAGGGGGGCAGCCCCAAGACAAGGTGCTGATCAAGGCGATTGGCCCTTCGAATGCCACCCATCCGCCGATATCGAGAATCAAGCGGGCCCGGGTGAGGCTGGAAGAGCAGGTGCGCCTCTCCAAGTTTCTTGTCCACCCAGGGATCCTTGAAGTCCATAAGATGAAGCAGGTCGAGGGGACTTTGTACGTGGTCAACGAGTTCCCGAGCGGGAACAGCTTGAGTTCTCTGCTGACGCTCGTGGGGGAGTGCCGACGGTGGTATTCGTCCGAGTTCACGATGTTTGTCGGTGCCCGAGTCGCAGACGTCTTGGCGTTCGCGCACGGCGCAAAAGACGAGCGATGGCGCCCCTTGAACATTGTTCACCGCGCCATCGATGCAGATCACGTCTTCCTGGATTGGAAGGGCATTGTTCGAGTCTCTGACTTTGGCCTCGCGCTTTCCACCTTGCCAGGGCGCGTGGCTTCCACCCTCCCTCGCCCGCAGGGGGATCACTTCTACTGCTCGCCGGAGATGCTTCTGGGCAAACGCGTTGACGCGCGCTCGGATCTCTTCTCCCTGGGCGTGCTCATGCTCGAAATGTCCACGGGTCATAATCTGCTCTATGCCCCCGATGAGGTGACCGCAGAGGTGAAAGCGTCCCTTTCGCCATCACAGCTTCGCCGAGTGATGCGCGCCATCCAACGGGCACACCTTTCGGGGGGCAACCCTCTTTTGGAGGATGCGATCTGGCGCGCGGCAACCTACACGCAAGCGGATGTGGATCGGTTGACAGCAAACCTTTATGAGGGCCTTCGCGTCACGATCCGCAAGCTTCTTCATCGCGTGCCCGAGGAGCGCTACCAGACGGCGGGAGAACTGGCGGAGCATCTGAACCGCTGGCTCGGAGAGCCGACTTTCACACCTGCCGATGTGATGACGGAGCTGAAGAGCGTCATGGATGAGGCTGGGCGGAGGATGGCCGGGACGGAGCTACAACATTCCCTAGCCGAGAACACCTCGGCGTAG